The following are from one region of the Ptychodera flava strain L36383 chromosome 15, AS_Pfla_20210202, whole genome shotgun sequence genome:
- the LOC139150981 gene encoding carbohydrate sulfotransferase 1-like yields the protein MAYRCSLMSRCGRTRRIFFLLGMATIAMTWMMSGGDDADQDGKAEGSKTKEKASFVELKPTGDTTDAAEMPLPLDETRLHSWNRFDGSQKTKTNPDADDESKVHILIFSAQRSGSSFLGEVFKQHPDIFYAFEPVRPLTFDVLEGKLSNRLFDVKAREKLYDFFKCKNANLRYVTRYKTDLGFRKRYKTVDYTKLCRQKRHVAVKEIRFYDLKGLQSFAEDPSLNFKIVHLVRDPRAIINSRAQAYFRNHDFMRKGVPWDEVTDLCNDMQENLRFVRSSPTWLRGKYILLRYEDLASEPLQTTKHLYSFIGVKLHDDVIRWILQNTKEERGGALSTTRNSTERVVAWKQEMSFDQVNDVQLKCADAMTMLGYLPVADETAMRRDDANFISDHSKYFLEFPYRV from the exons ATGGCGTACAGATGCAGTCTAATGTCGAGATGTGGCCGAACCCGCCGGATTTTCTTTCTGCTCGGCATGGCAACGATTGCGATGACCTGGATGATGAGTGGAGGAGACGACGCCGATCAGGATG GTAAAGCTGAAGGTTCCAAAACCAAAGAAAAAGCCTCCTTTGTTGAGTTGAAGCCTACCGGTGATACGACGGACGCAGCTGAAATGCCACTGCCATTGGACGAGACGAGACTCCATTCGTGGAATCGATTCGATGGATCTCAGAAGACGAAGACAAATCCTGACGCAGATGACGAAAGCAAAGtgcacattttgatattttctgcaCAGCGGTCCGGATCCTCTTTCCTCGGCgaagttttcaaacaacaccCAGACATCTTTTACGCCTTTGAACCTGTCCGACCTTTGACCTTCGATGTGCTAGAAGGGAAACTCAGTAATCGATTGTTCGATGTCAAGGCACGAGAAAAATTGTACGACTTTTTCAAGTGTAAAAATGCAAACTTACGGTATGTTACAAGGTATAAAACCGACCTGGGTTTTAGGAAACGCTATAAAACTGTCGATTACACAAAGCTCTGTCGACAAAAACGTCATGTTGCAGTTAAAGAGATTCGATTTTATGACTTAAAAGGTTTGCAATCTTTTGCGGAGGACCCATCATTGAACTTCAAAATCGTTCACCTCGTTCGGGACCCCAGGGCAATAATAAACTCAAGAGCGCAAGCGTATTTCCGAAACCACGATTTCATGCGTAAGGGAGTGCCCTGGGACGAGGTGACAGATCTTTGTAACGACATGCAAGAGAACTTGCGGTTCGTCCGTTCATCGCCAACTTGGCTGCGAGGAAAGTACATTTTGTTACGTTATGAGGACCTCGCCTCAGAACCTTTGCAAACCACAAAACATCTTTACAGTTTCATCGGTGTGAAGCTTCATGATGATGTCATACGATGGATACTTCAGAATACCAAAGAAGAGCGTGGAGGCGCACTATCTACGACTAGAAACTCCACAGAAAGGGTTGTGGCATGGAAACAAGAAATGTCATTCGACCAAGTGAACGACGTGCAACTGAAATGCGCAGACGCAATGACAATGCTTGGCTATCTCCCTGTCGCAGATGAAACAGCAATGAGAAGAGACGATGCAAACTTTATCAGTgatcactcaaaatattttcttgaatttCCATATCGCGTATGA